One Anopheles marshallii chromosome 3, idAnoMarsDA_429_01, whole genome shotgun sequence genomic region harbors:
- the LOC128711622 gene encoding lopap-like yields the protein MKSSKCIGRCWKTVVVFVLGCLVTLVNTQIPGFGTCPDYSPIQRFNRTRFLGTWYEIERYFTVTEVATKCVSVTYEQRADGKIHVRNAYTNRFNGVERIISGVMDKGGKAKEGRYQIEYTSFPYNYNASVMVLDTDYDSFAVLYSCSSFGPVGHAVSAWMMARERLPGGPILQRAYGVLDKYKISRTFFLRTIQEDCVTLPPPEPAIDPTEPTTQDARNEGVVVRNEEDLQQLRSDIFAEGPKPSIPIDPVVEDHQ from the exons ATGAAAAGCTCCAAGTGCATCGGACGTTGCTGGAAGACGGTGGTAGTGTTCGTGTTGGGTTGTCTGGTAACACTGGTGAATACGCAGATACCTGGGTTTGGTACATGTCCGGACTATTCGCCGATACAACGCTTCAACCGAACGCGCTTCCTTGGGACTTGGTACGAGATCGAACGTTACTTTACGGTCACGGAGGTAGCTACCAAATGTGTTTCGGTTACGTACGAGCAACGAGCCGATGGGAAGATCCACGTCCGCAATGCGTACACTAATCGATT CAATGGCGTGGAGAGAATCATCTCCGGGGTAATGGATAAGGGTGGCAAAGCGAAGGAGGGTCGCTACCAGATCGAATACACCTCCTTCCCGTATAACTACAACGCATCGGTAATGGTGCTCGACACGGATTACGATTCCTTCGCTGTGCTTTACTCCTGCAGCTCCTTTGGTCCCGTTGGACATGCTG TGTCCGCGTGGATGATGGCCCGTGAACGACTGCCCGGAGGACCAATTCTGCAGCGGGCGTATGGTGTTCTGGATAAGTACAAAATTTCTCGTACATTCTTCCTGCGCACGATTCAGGAGGACTGCGTGACGTTGCCTCCACCCGAACCAGCTATCGATCCGACGGAACCAACCACTCAGGATGCGCGTAATGAAGGCGTTGTGGTACGGAACGAGGAAGATCTCCAACAGTTACGCAGTGATATCTTTGCCGAAGGTCCCAAACCTTCCATCCCGATCGATCCCGTTGTAGAGGATCATCAGTAG